The genomic interval CTGGAAGTGAAAGCGAAAAGTCTGTTTTACACTTCCATGTTTTGGCTGTGTGTTATGAATCAAAGTCAAGGATAATAAATGTTGACAGGACCAATTAACGACGTCATGTCCTGCGTAATATTtctatttagattttttttcgctatGATTCATATGTATATGAACGAACGGCACATCTCTACTTTTATAATTCATGTGATTGATGGGATTGCTTCATAATGTTGTTGTATCCATCtcattttgcaatattttcatttcatacaCCGGCTATTGGATCGGAACAATGAATCGGTATTAGACGACATccaattattcaattttgatgttACGCATCATCAATTGTGTTGTTATGCCTCACCCACCTCATTTAGAAATTCTTCTGTTCGAGACTTTTACGTCACTTTGTTGTTAAAAGTAGAAATTCTATTTAGGGGTGTGTCGTCGTCGTGTAAATCTGTTCATACCACAAAGAGCAATTTGTAATCGATCGCGCTCCTTTGTTTACTCCTTTTGTATACATTGACAGTCTTCCTTTTCGATTAGTAGTTAGTCGACTTGTACGCCAATTGAGGTTCAGTTCCTTGTGTGATTGTCCTGATTGGCCTAGCGTAATCTAGTTGGCATAACGATTGAAATACCTCGCTGGGTATAGCAGATGTCAGAGTGACAGTCTTCCGTTTTGATAGGGAACAATTCTCAAGACCAAATTGTTCAGACCCAATTCCCCACAACTCTGAATGCTTCCGCTTCGATGACAGTCCTAACCGCGGCGTACAAATTCCGATTGTTCCAGGAAGCCATACAAATATAATTGCCGAAATGGAGGAGGATACTGAATTCCAAAAACTTCCCGTTGACGAAAGGTGTGCACATAAACTGTGGAAGGCACGTCTGCACGGCTACCAAGAAGCAATCAAAATCTTTAGTGAAATTGATGATGAAAAATCGACCGAATGGAACAAATTCCATGGACTTATCAAGAAATTCGTTACGGACAGTCATGCTATGGCACAGGAACGGGGCCTTGAAGCTACActgatttatgtggaaaattgCGGTCATGCTGGCAAAATTGTCGGTGATGTGATGGCAGGGCTTGTTTTGAAATGTATTGCCGCGCCGAAGGCTAAAACAAAGGATCTAGCCACACAGATAGCGTTAATGTTCATCGAAATTGAGAAGCAGGACATTGCACTGGAGGAATTGGTCAAAGGAATGGAACagaaaaatccgaaaattgtAGCCGGAAGCACGGCCATTGTGTCGCTTGCACTGAACAAATTTGGAAACAAAGTTATTGCCATTAAGCCGCTCCTCAAACAAATACCAGTGTTGCTAGCCGATCGAGACAAAAATGTTCGTGATGAAGGAAAGGCGTTGATTGTTGAAATATTCAGGTATACATCAATCAGGCAAACGGCGTCATGTGTTGCACTTCactaaagaaattattttgcatttcaGGTGGATCGGACCCGCACTCAAACCACATTTATCGTCAGTCCCTGCCGTTGTTCAAACCGAATTGGAGACTGAATTCGAAAAAGTCAAGAGCGACAAGGCTGAACCGTCAAGATATTTACGGTctcaacaaatgaaaaaagtgGCAGCTGACAGTGCATCGAATGATAATGAAGACGTCGAAGCTGATGGTGACGACGCAAATGAGCCCGCAGCTGACATTGATCCAATGGATCTTATCGACCCCGTTGACATTCTATCCAAATTGCCAAAAGATTTTTACGACAAATTGGAAGAGAAGAAATGGCAATTGCGAAAGGAATCACTGGAGGCGTTGGAAGTGTTACTGCAGAATCCGAAATTGGCGAACGGCGACTATGGAGATGTTGTGAAAGCTTTGAGGAAAGTCATTGCCAAGGATTCGAATGTTGTTTTGGTGGCGTTGGCAGGGAAGTCATTAGCTGCCCTAGCTCGTGGActaaataagaaattttccaTATACGCACCGgtaagtgacattttcctgtGAACGATACGGTTCCGAGTTCAATACGAAGTCAGTGAAACGTATTTCTCTGCAGGCTTGTGTGCCGACAGTTCTGGAGAAATTCAAAGAGAAGAAAGCTAATGTGGTCACAGCATTACGTGACTGTATGGACGCGATGTACCCATCGTTGACATTAGAAAACATTCAGGAGGATCTGCTTGAAGCGCTAAACAACAAGAACCCGAGCATCAAAACTGAGACGTGCTTGTTTTTAGGTATAGAAATCAGCCACTCACAGCAACGTGCGACGTCCAATCAAAATAACCATTTTCCCGTTAAAACCGTTACAGCTCGCGCATTTTCGAGAACGTTGCcttcaattttcaacaaaaaacttCTGAAAACATTCGTCGTTGTGCTCCTCAAAACGTTAAACGAATCGGATCCAGCCGTTCGTGACGCATCCGCAGAGACTTTGGGCACTCTGATGAAACTCCTGGGCGAAAAGACTGTAGCTCCACATCTGGCCGACGTCGATCCATTGAAATTGGCCAAGATAAAGGAATGTGCCGAGAAAGCAGTGATAGTTGTAAAAGTTCCAGCCGCTCCAAAGACACGACCAGTGACAGCACCTTCGGGTCCTTCGAAACCAGCAGCGAAGGAAGCAGCTAAACCAGTTGCCCGACCATCAACGGCTGTTGCAAAGAAACCAGCACCAGTCAAGAAAGCAGTCAGCAGTGGTGGCGGTAGTAGTTCTGCTCGTGTCGCAAAGTCGGCaagttcaacaaaaatttgtcctGCTGAACGGGAATTGACACCCGAGGAAGTGGACGAACGTGCGGCTGATCTATTGCCCGGTAATATTCTAGCAGAATTGGGAGACGCAAACTGGAAAACCAGATTGTCGTCCAGTGAGACATTCCTGAGCACCGTAAGTGGTCTGGAGAGCTGCCCGTCAATATCGCAGGTTCTAATCCGAATCATTTGTAAGAAGCCCGGTCTCAAGGTGAGTGATGTTTGAGATTCGCATTCTCGCTTTCCGCTAATTCTATGACGTTCCAACACAGGAAAGTAATTTCCAAgtcttgaaattgaaattggaaattataaagaaaattgtcgAGGTGTTCGGCATCAGCACCACCACTGGTGATATGGTGCTGAACGATGTGGTTGAGAAGCTTGGTGATGCTAAGAACAGTGCCACCGCGGCGGAATGTCTCTTGGCAATAGCCGATGCAATCAATTTGGAGTACATGATCGTCAAAATGCTGAGCTATTCGTTCGAGCAGAAGTCACCGAAAGTGCAAATGGAAGCATTGCAGCTGACTGGTGAAGCTATTCAGGCATTTGGCTTACAGGTTTGTGATCCGTTTTGTTGGTAAAGACCAAATTCCCAATTGTCGTCTTCAATCGGCTTCCAGGTTCAACCGAAGAAGCTCATCGACTTCATGAAGAAAGCGCTGCAAAGTGTCAACGCAACCGTTCGTCAAGCAACGATAACAACATTAGGTAATTGTTAACGACATTCCTTTCGATGAACTGTGATGCCATGCATTGACCTCGTTCGACAGGTATCATTTATCTCTACACCGGTGACTCGCTGATGATGTTCTTTGACGGGGAGAAAAATACGATCAAGCAGCAAATCCAAGCCGAATTCCAGAAAAATGCCTCACAAAAGCCGCCGAAACCGACGCGAGGTGTGAAAGTAAACTCCGAGGACGATGACTTCGATGAGAAGAAGTAAGTTACGCGGACAagtcaagaaatttcaattttgataaacttGCCCCTCGTCCCAGTGAACATGAAGACACATTCGAAGCCGAACCTGTTGATTTGTCGGAAATGATACCCAGAGTCGACATATCCGGTTCGATTACCGAGGCACTACTGACAGAGATTTCGGACAAAAACTGGAAAACTCGTAACGAAGGATTAACCAAACTACAGGGTCAGTAGCCACTACGTCGACGATTTGCGGTGGATTAATTGTCGGTTTTCCATTCGTAGGAATCATAGGTGACGCAAAGCGGATACATCCAACCCTTGGCGAACTACCGCAAGCATTAGCTCAACGGCTCGTCGATAGCAACGCAAAGATCGCGCAAACATCTTTGTCAATCTCACAACAACTGGCCGAAGCAATGGGTCCTGCATGCTCGAAACATGTACGAGTACTGTTTCCGGGCTTCCTCAGCTGTCTCGGTGATTCGAAACCATTTGTTCGTGCAGCTAGTATGACCTGCATCAATGTCTGGTGTGATCAGGCCGGCTACAAAGAATTCTTCGAAGGCGAAATGATCGTCGAAGCGTTGAAAACTGGCACGCCGGCTCTAAAAACGGAATTGTGGAATTGGTTGGCCGAAAAACTGCCGAAAGTACCGGcgaaaatcatttcgaaagaCGAACTGTTGACGTGTCTACCGCTTCTGTATTTGAATATTTGCGATCGAAGTCCGGATGTTCGGAAGAATGCGAACGAGGCAATTCTTGGATTTATGATACATTTGGGGTGAGTCATTGTGAGCGTTCATGGGGTAACATGCCACTTATTGTCTTGTGTTGTCCTTCCAGCTACGAGACCATGATAAAAGCGCTTGAGCGGCAGAAACCATCGGCGAAAAAGGACATTCTGGCTGCACTAGACAAAGTCAGACCGAATCTACCAGTGAAACCGTTACCGAAAAGCAAGCAACAAGCTCCGATTGTTTCTGAGGAACCCAAAGCTGTTAAAGGTTTGTCGTCATTCGATTGGATCAGCAAGATGTGCGTTCTCAAATTCCCATTTTCTATAAAGGCAAGGCAACGAAACCAGCTGCAGCTGCAAAAAATGCTCCGGCTGCTGCCCGGAAAAAAGAGGAAGAAGTCGACACGTCACCACTTCTAGCGgtcaataatttgaaaaatcagCGACTGTTGGATGAGCAAAAACTCAAAGTTTTGAAATGGACGTTCACGACGCCGAGAGAAGAATTCACCGACCTGCTGAAAGATCAGATGAGCACAGCGTCCGTGAATAAATCCCTGATGGCCAATATGTTCCACGAAGACTTTCGTTACCACTTGAAAGCCATCGACTCATTGATCGAAGATCGTGAGAGCAATTCCAAGGCGCTGGTCTGCAATTTGGATCTGATTCTGAAATGGATTTCGTTGCGTTTTTACGACACGAATCCGTCGGTGCTGCTGAAGGGATTGGATTACTTGACGGCGGTGTTTCAAATGTTGGCTGATAGTGAATATGTCATGGCTGAGAATGAGGGTAGCTGTTTCTTGCCGCATTTATTGATTAAAATCGGTGATCCAAAGGATGCCGTTCGTAACGGCGTTCGTGGCATATTCCGTCAGATTTGCGTTGTGTATCCGTTCACCAAGGTGTTCAGCTACATCATGGAAGGactaaagtcgaaaaatgcACGACAGCGCACTGAGTGCTTAGACGAATTGGGCAGCCTAATCGAAATCTACGGAATGAGCGCGTGTCATCCTACACCGCAAGTGGCACTGAAAGAAATCGCCAGACACATTTCCGATCGAGACAATTCCGTACGCAGTGCTGCTTTGAACTGTGTCGTTCAGGCGTACTTTTTGACCGGCGACAAGGTGTACAAGCTGATTGGCAACTTGAACGAAAAGGATTTGTCGATGTTGGACGAACGTATTAAGCGGGCGAGCAAAACTAGGAAACCGACAGCAGAATCGCCAAAAATGAATGCTACCGTTGTCTTGCCGACACCAGAACCAGAACCGGTCGATGACGTTCCGGAAGCGTTGCCCGAAATTCCAATACAACATGAAAGTCCAACCGATACAAGGTAATTATTGTCAGACGAATCCCACTTACATGCACTCTGGGTGGTGTTTCGGAACGACAGTAATAAATGTCTCGAAATTTCCACAGAACCACTCCTGACCATTCCCAACTACGGCTAAAAGCGCCGGAAGTGTTCGGCTTCAATGCAGACGTCATACGCGATATTGAAAAAGACTGGGTACGCTTCGCTGATCTGCCGAAGAAGGATCATCCCTCAATTGATACGTCATGCCTTTATTCTCCGTTAAAGATTGGCTACTACAGCGGCGTAAGATATCCCGCCGATAAGCTTCAGTCAGTTATATCACAATCGCGTTCGACAACAACCACCAACACATCACATGGTAGATCGTTTGACGCAGGTCTAGGGGCCAGTCCATCGAGACCTAGCACAGCACCGACACAAAACAAGTAAATTTCCCTAACTTTCTCGTTCACGTCTTCCCAGCCATTTATCAATTCCCATCCCGTGTTTCAGTCTGGCCGATGTTCTACCGAAAGAAGATCCGAATCTCATTCGCATAATTCGGTCGATAGCTAGTCCCGACTCCATACAGGCGCGGGCTGCACTGAACGAACTGAATGACATTTTGGATTGTCCGGAAAAGCAAGCCGCACTGCGGAACTACGAGGACATGTACGTGGACAGTATTTTGGCTCAGTTTAAGATCTTGTCACAGTTGCCGTTGAGTGAATCGTTGGTTATGTATCAACCGATATTGTCCAGTTCGTATTCGTTCTTTTCGTCGCATGTGCTGGGAAAAAACATCGGCGTTGAAAGTTTGAAGAAGATGCTGGCAATGCTGCTCGGGCTATTGGCTGACAATAAACTGTCGGCCAGTGGTGATGAAGGACAATACACTAAAGTTATAAATGGCGTCTGTTTGCGGGTCTTGGATCGGTCAAACTTTACCAACTTGAATTGGTAAGTTCTTACTACGTGGGGTCAATGTTGCCACAATTTCATTGGAGACGGAATCCCTTACCCCAATTAATTTCCCATTCTTACAGCGCAATGATCCGCCTGTTGAAAGAAACATGCTCGGGCGGCAGCCTTCCCAAATTCACCGATCTGATAATGAAATGCATTTGGCGTAACGTTAAGGTATGATGTAAGGGGCATCACTCAACGTCTTTGTCTAATTTTTTGTCGTTCGCTAGGTCATGCCGGACAAAAGTGACGAGATTGATTATGAGCTGGTACTTCTAGAAATTCACGGTTTTATGAGCGCACTCCCGCAGTCATGGTGGAATAATCGCCCATCGGATACTCCGATAAGGTTTGTCTGTTAAACGAGATTCACGGGGGGCATTTGAGTAATTGTTTTGGTTATTCTCTTGCACAGAACGGTTAAGACGATTATTCACAATATAGCTAAGTTGAAGGGTCGAGACATTCTACTCCACACGGGCAAAATTCCACAGAGCTCAGAGCTCTACACGTACTTGCTGAAAGCGCTGAAGGTAACGGAACTGTTCATTTCATTGGAAGTGGTTTTACAAAGCTCTCGTTTTCTTACATAGACCGTTCATAAGGATCATGCATCCAATGATAAGGGGCCGCAAAATAGTCTGAACGCTGCCATAAAGGAGAGACAAATATCGAAACAGACCCATGAATCCATgtcacaaattttcaaattgatctCAGATAAGGACACCAGTAAGGAGGGCGTTGCAAGACTGTACGAATTCAAGGTTGGTCGGAGTAGTTTGACGATGTAACGGATAATTTCCTAATTTGTCGGCCATTTACAGAAACAAAATCCGGATGTTGACATAGCGCCACTGCTGAAAGGTTCCAGTCCAGTGTTCAAGAAGTTCATTGAGGAAAGCCTTCAGAGCTACGAACAGGCGAATGCGAACCGAGAAAACGATTCCAAGGAGAACAACGTCACCGCCGGCAAAACGGACTGTGACTACTACATGTCGCGATTGAATCAACTGTTGAACAAAAACAAGCAGGTCAACGATCGATATGGCATTGACAATGACATGAACAGTGCAACGGTGAAGATGGCAGCGCAGAACAATAATGTTGCTGCGCCGGAATTTCGAACAGAACGAGAGGTAAGTGCTAAGTCGATCATGTGTCGATGGTGTATTTGTTCAGTTAAATGAATTATCTTTCCGTCCGAGCAGCCAGTTCATGTCGTTAAGTGTGCTGCGGTAAGTTAGTGAATTCTCTTGTAAGCATGATGTAAATTGCTAGCCGGACTAATTGGGCTTCAATGAGTCTGGAATGGGAAGTTCGCTCGTCATATTCGTAGTTTCATTGCCACGGTCTCTCCAATAAGCTCTTGGTTTTCGGAGAGGATGAAAGTCAGATTTTTAGTGAGTCTTTTGTGCTCCGTGTTTTGTTCCGTTTTGATAACCAAGATCTCATTCGAGGTCCtggtgcggttgaatgaagTCTTATCACATATGGTGGTGAATGTACCTGTGATATTTTTGGCcattttatttatcagttCGGAGCGACCTGAACAaggtttcgaaaaaaaaaactcaaccGCACCATTCGATGTACCGGAATCCAGGGCAGTTAGGCTATGAAATGAGTTCTTGATGGTAGTTCTTAGAGGTTGGAATTCTAGAAGCAATAGTTGGTTTAAAAAAAGGTTCCATCAGTGCAACGGAAGCTAGCGACTCGTTGAATGTTAGAAATTacgatttttgaaattgtcgTCCCGAAGAATCATgaagaaattttggaaaacgCGCGGATATCATCTTTGAACAGTTTCCTAAAAGTGCATTCATCACCATGTTAACTTCATTCAACCTCGCAATGAGAGGTTACATTACCGTAGAGAAAAATGTCAGAATAAAATTTGCGACAATTTAGTGTTCGATCAGTCAATGCTGACGATGAATTGTTCACATAGTACATTATGCAGCGACCTCCCACTTAAGAATCATTCAAGCCCCCTCACAATTGCCGACTAAAATGGTAATATTTCCCAGCACCAAAGGCCCTACTCTAAATTCCAGAATCCTAGCTCAACGAAGACTGTCTAACTGATCCCATTTCACTTTACAGAATGAAACCACATCATCAAGCAACCGTTTGGATTTGATACAGCAACGTTTGGCATTGATACGTGAGAATCGGCAGAATTAATGGGTCGCATGCATAGAACGCTACATTGGCTAAGACACTCCAATCGCTCTACCCAAAAAGAAATCCAGTGCAGATGAGTTTTATATTAACGCCCATTCTGCCGTTAAACTCTTCTTTTTTGTCTCATAATGTTACACgaccatttttgtttatttaactcAAAACACACACCACACTAATATGTTAGagatattgaaaatattaaaaaaaataataaaaatttagaaatttcagttttaacATTTGACTTTACTGTGTTTATTTGTGTTTTGCGATGAATTTGAACGAGCCCCataatttaccattttattgGACTAAATTCTGCTTGTAGCCATCAACTCTTATCTGTTTCCTTTAGTCCGGTTCCTTGTGTCAGAAAAAGTAGCTCGGCTCGCTTTacgtttttcaaatttttcttttatccaACGCACTACAAGCAACAGTGCTttgagtgacagctgccaaatagagtactattttacGGTGCTAAAAtgtgttcgatacactgtcccgtttcagtactctatttagagtaccaatCATTGCTTGATCTCAAGTGATTTGCGATTGAACATGAAAAACTGTGgagttaaattttttactgGAAAATGGGAAAGTTCTTTTCCAGCCGGGGAAACGGTTTatatgagaaaattaaaaatcaaatatctccggaacagatttttttaaacagtaCCAGTTTAACAGTACCGTGAAGTTGATGGTCATCTCAAGAAGAATGACATTAATccagaaaaaaatatctgaaaaaatcTCGTAAAATCACTAGGTTCTAGGCTAGGAAGGCGATGGAGCATCAGGAAGTGGCTCTAAACTAATTATGCATTGTGCAGTTAGTTATCatcattattttcaacatttttggcATTGTATCATCAAGCTAAAAGTATCTTAGTAGACAAGATTAGGTGGTTGTCTAGGGAAGATGGTAAAAAATGGTGGAAAGTGTCAGTTCCGGGAGCCATGCAAATGCTGGTATATATTGCAATATTCAGGGAACGGCTAAAAACATCcagattttcaaaacaaaacaatttcaaataaaataagtttGGAAAAGATCAtcgtcaatgtcgtttgagatgtcaa from Bradysia coprophila strain Holo2 unplaced genomic scaffold, BU_Bcop_v1 contig_732, whole genome shotgun sequence carries:
- the LOC119084095 gene encoding protein mini spindles isoform X4, with translation MEEDTEFQKLPVDERCAHKLWKARLHGYQEAIKIFSEIDDEKSTEWNKFHGLIKKFVTDSHAMAQERGLEATLIYVENCGHAGKIVGDVMAGLVLKCIAAPKAKTKDLATQIALMFIEIEKQDIALEELVKGMEQKNPKIVAGSTAIVSLALNKFGNKVIAIKPLLKQIPVLLADRDKNVRDEGKALIVEIFRWIGPALKPHLSSVPAVVQTELETEFEKVKSDKAEPSRYLRSQQMKKVAADSASNDNEDVEADGDDANEPAADIDPMDLIDPVDILSKLPKDFYDKLEEKKWQLRKESLEALEVLLQNPKLANGDYGDVVKALRKVIAKDSNVVLVALAGKSLAALARGLNKKFSIYAPACVPTVLEKFKEKKANVVTALRDCMDAMYPSLTLENIQEDLLEALNNKNPSIKTETCLFLARAFSRTLPSIFNKKLLKTFVVVLLKTLNESDPAVRDASAETLGTLMKLLGEKTVAPHLADVDPLKLAKIKECAEKAVIVVKVPAAPKTRPVTAPSGPSKPAAKEAAKPVARPSTAVAKKPAPVKKAVSSGGGSSSARVAKSASSTKICPAERELTPEEVDERAADLLPGNILAELGDANWKTRLSSSETFLSTVSGLESCPSISQVLIRIICKKPGLKESNFQVLKLKLEIIKKIVEVFGISTTTGDMVLNDVVEKLGDAKNSATAAECLLAIADAINLEYMIVKMLSYSFEQKSPKVQMEALQLTGEAIQAFGLQVQPKKLIDFMKKALQSVNATVRQATITTLGIIYLYTGDSLMMFFDGEKNTIKQQIQAEFQKNASQKPPKPTRGVKVNSEDDDFDEKNEHEDTFEAEPVDLSEMIPRVDISGSITEALLTEISDKNWKTRNEGLTKLQGIIGDAKRIHPTLGELPQALAQRLVDSNAKIAQTSLSISQQLAEAMGPACSKHVRVLFPGFLSCLGDSKPFVRAASMTCINVWCDQAGYKEFFEGEMIVEALKTGTPALKTELWNWLAEKLPKVPAKIISKDELLTCLPLLYLNICDRSPDVRKNANEAILGFMIHLGYETMIKALERQKPSAKKDILAALDKVRPNLPVKPLPKSKQQAPIVSEEPKAVKGKATKPAAAAKNAPAAARKKEEEVDTSPLLAVNNLKNQRLLDEQKLKVLKWTFTTPREEFTDLLKDQMSTASVNKSLMANMFHEDFRYHLKAIDSLIEDRESNSKALVCNLDLILKWISLRFYDTNPSVLLKGLDYLTAVFQMLADSEYVMAENEGSCFLPHLLIKIGDPKDAVRNGVRGIFRQICVVYPFTKVFSYIMEGLKSKNARQRTECLDELGSLIEIYGMSACHPTPQVALKEIARHISDRDNSVRSAALNCVVQAYFLTGDKVYKLIGNLNEKDLSMLDERIKRASKTRKPTAESPKMNATVVLPTPEPEPVDDVPEALPEIPIQHESPTDTRTTPDHSQLRLKAPEVFGFNADVIRDIEKDWIGYYSGVRYPADKLQSVISQSRSTTTTNTSHGRSFDAGLGASPSRPSTAPTQNNLADVLPKEDPNLIRIIRSIASPDSIQARAALNELNDILDCPEKQAALRNYEDMYVDSILAQFKILSQLPLSESLVMYQPILSSSYSFFSSHVLGKNIGVESLKKMLAMLLGLLADNKLSASGDEGQYTKVINGVCLRVLDRSNFTNLNCAMIRLLKETCSGGSLPKFTDLIMKCIWRNVKVMPDKSDEIDYELVLLEIHGFMSALPQSWWNNRPSDTPIRTVKTIIHNIAKLKGRDILLHTGKIPQSSELYTYLLKALKTVHKDHASNDKGPQNSLNAAIKERQISKQTHESMSQIFKLISDKDTSKEGVARLYEFKKQNPDVDIAPLLKGSSPVFKKFIEESLQSYEQANANRENDSKENNVTAGKTDCDYYMSRLNQLLNKNKQVNDRYGIDNDMNSATVKMAAQNNNVAAPEFRTERENETTSSSNRLDLIQQRLALIRENRQN
- the LOC119084095 gene encoding protein mini spindles isoform X1, which gives rise to MEEDTEFQKLPVDERCAHKLWKARLHGYQEAIKIFSEIDDEKSTEWNKFHGLIKKFVTDSHAMAQERGLEATLIYVENCGHAGKIVGDVMAGLVLKCIAAPKAKTKDLATQIALMFIEIEKQDIALEELVKGMEQKNPKIVAGSTAIVSLALNKFGNKVIAIKPLLKQIPVLLADRDKNVRDEGKALIVEIFRWIGPALKPHLSSVPAVVQTELETEFEKVKSDKAEPSRYLRSQQMKKVAADSASNDNEDVEADGDDANEPAADIDPMDLIDPVDILSKLPKDFYDKLEEKKWQLRKESLEALEVLLQNPKLANGDYGDVVKALRKVIAKDSNVVLVALAGKSLAALARGLNKKFSIYAPACVPTVLEKFKEKKANVVTALRDCMDAMYPSLTLENIQEDLLEALNNKNPSIKTETCLFLARAFSRTLPSIFNKKLLKTFVVVLLKTLNESDPAVRDASAETLGTLMKLLGEKTVAPHLADVDPLKLAKIKECAEKAVIVVKVPAAPKTRPVTAPSGPSKPAAKEAAKPVARPSTAVAKKPAPVKKAVSSGGGSSSARVAKSASSTKICPAERELTPEEVDERAADLLPGNILAELGDANWKTRLSSSETFLSTVSGLESCPSISQVLIRIICKKPGLKESNFQVLKLKLEIIKKIVEVFGISTTTGDMVLNDVVEKLGDAKNSATAAECLLAIADAINLEYMIVKMLSYSFEQKSPKVQMEALQLTGEAIQAFGLQVQPKKLIDFMKKALQSVNATVRQATITTLGIIYLYTGDSLMMFFDGEKNTIKQQIQAEFQKNASQKPPKPTRGVKVNSEDDDFDEKNEHEDTFEAEPVDLSEMIPRVDISGSITEALLTEISDKNWKTRNEGLTKLQGIIGDAKRIHPTLGELPQALAQRLVDSNAKIAQTSLSISQQLAEAMGPACSKHVRVLFPGFLSCLGDSKPFVRAASMTCINVWCDQAGYKEFFEGEMIVEALKTGTPALKTELWNWLAEKLPKVPAKIISKDELLTCLPLLYLNICDRSPDVRKNANEAILGFMIHLGYETMIKALERQKPSAKKDILAALDKVRPNLPVKPLPKSKQQAPIVSEEPKAVKGKATKPAAAAKNAPAAARKKEEEVDTSPLLAVNNLKNQRLLDEQKLKVLKWTFTTPREEFTDLLKDQMSTASVNKSLMANMFHEDFRYHLKAIDSLIEDRESNSKALVCNLDLILKWISLRFYDTNPSVLLKGLDYLTAVFQMLADSEYVMAENEGSCFLPHLLIKIGDPKDAVRNGVRGIFRQICVVYPFTKVFSYIMEGLKSKNARQRTECLDELGSLIEIYGMSACHPTPQVALKEIARHISDRDNSVRSAALNCVVQAYFLTGDKVYKLIGNLNEKDLSMLDERIKRASKTRKPTAESPKMNATVVLPTPEPEPVDDVPEALPEIPIQHESPTDTRTTPDHSQLRLKAPEVFGFNADVIRDIEKDWVRFADLPKKDHPSIDTSCLYSPLKIGYYSGVRYPADKLQSVISQSRSTTTTNTSHGRSFDAGLGASPSRPSTAPTQNNLADVLPKEDPNLIRIIRSIASPDSIQARAALNELNDILDCPEKQAALRNYEDMYVDSILAQFKILSQLPLSESLVMYQPILSSSYSFFSSHVLGKNIGVESLKKMLAMLLGLLADNKLSASGDEGQYTKVINGVCLRVLDRSNFTNLNCAMIRLLKETCSGGSLPKFTDLIMKCIWRNVKVMPDKSDEIDYELVLLEIHGFMSALPQSWWNNRPSDTPIRTVKTIIHNIAKLKGRDILLHTGKIPQSSELYTYLLKALKTVHKDHASNDKGPQNSLNAAIKERQISKQTHESMSQIFKLISDKDTSKEGVARLYEFKKQNPDVDIAPLLKGSSPVFKKFIEESLQSYEQANANRENDSKENNVTAGKTDCDYYMSRLNQLLNKNKQVNDRYGIDNDMNSATVKMAAQNNNVAAPEFRTEREPVHVVKCAANETTSSSNRLDLIQQRLALIRENRQN